A genomic region of Candidatus Methylomirabilota bacterium contains the following coding sequences:
- a CDS encoding helix-hairpin-helix domain-containing protein: protein MPTKVHINLANGDELLELGLGPSQVASIVRYRAEHGPIRDSAQLATILGGQAMTDTIRERADFAPAYDTAPEAPGA, encoded by the coding sequence ATGCCGACCAAGGTGCACATCAACTTGGCCAACGGGGACGAGCTGCTCGAGCTGGGCCTCGGCCCCTCGCAGGTAGCGTCCATCGTGCGGTATCGCGCCGAGCACGGCCCCATCAGGGACAGCGCCCAGCTGGCCACCATCCTGGGCGGCCAGGCGATGACCGACACGATCAGAGAGCGGGCCGACTTCGCTCCGGCCTACGACACGGCGCCCGAGGCGCCCGGGGCCTAG
- a CDS encoding phosphotransferase has translation MPALKAFLEGGAASGLGAFMARQRWYGARGRRPTRLAVLDAAVLDAPSPEWPAEPLVVLFLVETDSDRYYVPLAARPGSAPDSGGAVGTVDGLAVVDAHGEPEFGRRVLHACATGRVLEGMSGRFVGHWSGAAAAPDSAGCRETAVTLFKGEQSNTSLLLGGQLIAKSFRRARPGPNPDFEIPHFLTTRTGFPHTPGLAGWLEHQNRGGEPTTIALLQPFVENSGDGWSHALAGLESLASALAGEPPPTDVEAAEHRLRALGGDLLDDLRTLGTVTGELHVALATAGTPPAFRPEPISDADVTVWSEQVAVESEAMLAEAARRLDSLSDSARERVAALVERWPTLAGRGLDLSPLASDGCHKIRIHGDYHLGQVLRTRTGYVVIDFEGEPARPLAERRAKGSPLRDVAGMLRSFDYAARTVLAGRDAGERRALAPWLDAWERQARAVFQRGYLEAAERSAVPLVPAAGTRVEQVTSVFELGKAVYELRYELSHRPAWAGIPADGIARILDEMRDRP, from the coding sequence GTGCCCGCGCTCAAGGCGTTCCTCGAAGGAGGGGCAGCGTCCGGCCTGGGCGCCTTCATGGCCCGCCAGCGGTGGTATGGGGCGCGCGGGCGGCGACCCACGCGCCTCGCCGTGCTCGACGCCGCCGTCCTCGACGCGCCCTCCCCCGAATGGCCGGCCGAGCCGCTCGTCGTGCTGTTCCTGGTGGAGACCGACAGCGACCGCTACTACGTCCCGCTGGCGGCTCGCCCGGGAAGCGCGCCGGATTCCGGCGGGGCGGTGGGGACGGTGGACGGCCTTGCCGTCGTCGACGCGCACGGCGAGCCCGAGTTCGGCCGTCGCGTGCTCCATGCCTGCGCGACGGGCCGCGTCCTCGAGGGCATGAGCGGGCGTTTCGTCGGGCACTGGTCGGGCGCGGCGGCAGCGCCCGACTCGGCCGGCTGCCGGGAGACTGCCGTCACCCTGTTCAAGGGCGAGCAGAGCAACACGTCGTTGCTGCTCGGCGGCCAGCTGATCGCCAAGTCCTTCCGCCGCGCTCGGCCAGGGCCCAATCCCGACTTCGAGATCCCCCACTTTCTGACGACCCGCACGGGCTTTCCCCACACGCCCGGGCTGGCGGGCTGGCTGGAGCATCAGAATCGAGGTGGGGAGCCCACGACGATCGCCCTCCTCCAGCCCTTCGTGGAGAACAGCGGCGACGGGTGGAGCCACGCTCTCGCCGGCCTCGAGTCGCTCGCCAGCGCGCTCGCCGGGGAGCCGCCGCCCACGGACGTCGAGGCCGCCGAGCACCGGCTCCGCGCGCTGGGCGGCGATCTCCTGGACGACCTCCGCACACTCGGGACCGTGACCGGCGAGCTGCACGTGGCCCTGGCCACCGCCGGCACGCCGCCCGCCTTCCGGCCGGAGCCGATCAGCGACGCCGACGTGACCGTGTGGAGCGAGCAGGTGGCGGTCGAGTCAGAGGCCATGCTGGCTGAGGCCGCCCGGCGCCTGGATAGCTTGTCCGATTCCGCGCGCGAGCGCGTCGCCGCGCTCGTCGAGCGATGGCCGACGCTGGCCGGCCGCGGGCTCGACCTCTCCCCGCTCGCCAGCGACGGTTGCCACAAGATCCGCATCCACGGCGACTACCACCTGGGCCAGGTGCTTCGCACGCGGACGGGCTACGTCGTGATCGACTTCGAGGGCGAGCCGGCGCGGCCCCTGGCCGAGCGGCGCGCCAAGGGCTCACCGCTGCGCGACGTGGCCGGGATGTTGCGTTCGTTCGACTATGCCGCCCGGACCGTCCTCGCCGGCCGCGACGCCGGCGAGCGGCGCGCGCTCGCGCCGTGGCTGGACGCCTGGGAGCGCCAGGCGCGCGCCGTCTTCCAGCGCGGCTATCTGGAGGCGGCGGAGCGCAGCGCCGTGCCCCTCGTGCCCGCGGCCGGCACGCGGGTGGAGCAGGTCACCTCGGTGTTCGAGCTCGGCAAGGCCGTGTACGAGCTGCGCTACGAGCTATCCCATCGACCCGCCTGGGCCGGCATCCCCGCGGACGGCATCGCGCGTATCCTGGACGAGATGAGGGACCGCCCCTGA
- a CDS encoding DUF3105 domain-containing protein → MKRETVAKNTRQDTKARRVGEKPARGLSRAARRRRNMTIGIAVAVVVAVVVGYFAYQASANRPGVEFADQGNLHIQTEAEPHVPYNSDPPTSGPHLPYIAPWGVHNVPIVRELQVHNLEDGGVVIQYNCPNGCADLVTQLEAIVKGYDRQVLLAPYPGMKTRIALTAWTRLDAFDDYDEGRIVRFIRTYRGIDHHKR, encoded by the coding sequence ATGAAGAGGGAGACCGTGGCGAAGAACACGCGGCAGGACACGAAGGCTCGCAGGGTGGGGGAGAAGCCGGCGCGCGGCCTCTCCCGCGCCGCGCGGCGACGGCGCAACATGACTATCGGCATCGCGGTCGCCGTGGTGGTGGCGGTGGTCGTGGGCTACTTTGCGTATCAGGCCTCGGCGAACCGGCCGGGCGTCGAGTTCGCGGACCAGGGCAATCTCCACATCCAGACGGAGGCCGAGCCGCACGTGCCGTACAACTCCGACCCGCCCACCTCGGGACCGCATCTGCCCTACATCGCGCCCTGGGGCGTCCACAACGTGCCGATCGTGCGCGAGCTGCAGGTGCACAACCTGGAAGACGGGGGCGTGGTGATCCAGTACAACTGCCCCAACGGCTGCGCCGACCTGGTGACCCAGCTCGAGGCCATCGTGAAGGGGTACGACCGGCAGGTGCTGCTCGCCCCCTATCCCGGCATGAAGACGCGCATCGCGCTCACCGCGTGGACGCGACTGGATGCCTTCGACGACTACGACGAGGGGCGCATCGTCCGGTTCATCCGGACCTATCGCGGAATCGACCACCACAAGCGGTAA
- a CDS encoding DUF5752 family protein: MTLMPFVFHGCLAVRELVGPEAWDARALLEGVGQASDEMLFTHTAGTMLRRPVQGDAWPNDFALWAATELGDQALAERLAMVDVFDAGSLDALRANLVAVLEDHLHRGPVATAPVPAREPFVFLRSHVVPVPLGVTASTLREFRDGLAVVDASALFYHVVEVRYRLGRDRGDFAEWTEHGLGRADLAERLARIDAHVGSLERIRDRCLSVLEDALVTS, from the coding sequence ATGACGCTCATGCCGTTCGTGTTCCATGGCTGCCTGGCGGTCCGGGAGCTGGTCGGCCCCGAGGCCTGGGACGCCCGCGCGCTGCTCGAGGGGGTCGGCCAGGCTTCCGACGAGATGCTGTTCACCCACACGGCGGGGACGATGCTGCGGCGCCCGGTGCAGGGCGACGCCTGGCCGAACGACTTCGCCCTGTGGGCGGCGACGGAGCTGGGCGATCAGGCGCTGGCCGAGCGCCTGGCCATGGTCGACGTGTTCGACGCCGGCTCGCTCGATGCGCTCCGCGCCAACCTGGTCGCCGTCCTCGAGGATCACCTGCATCGGGGACCGGTGGCGACGGCTCCCGTCCCGGCCCGCGAGCCCTTCGTCTTCCTGCGATCGCACGTCGTGCCTGTGCCTCTCGGAGTCACCGCCTCCACGCTGCGCGAGTTTCGTGATGGGCTGGCCGTGGTGGATGCGAGCGCGCTCTTCTACCACGTCGTGGAAGTGCGCTACCGGCTCGGGCGCGATCGGGGCGACTTCGCGGAGTGGACCGAGCACGGCCTGGGGCGCGCCGACCTCGCCGAACGGCTGGCCCGCATCGACGCCCACGTGGGTAGCCTCGAGCGCATCCGCGATCGGTGCCTCAGCGTGCTCGAGGACGCGCTGGTGACGAGCTAG
- a CDS encoding TRL-like family protein: MSRIGSHLVLTLLCVALLGGCALAHGPVMAPITLDMKGPVAAGPAATSPKVGRAEAWGVLVFSTGDASISAAMQNGGITKIHHVDHETQNILGIWAKYTTIVHGE, translated from the coding sequence ATGAGCAGAATCGGAAGCCATTTGGTCCTTACCCTTCTGTGCGTAGCATTGCTCGGCGGCTGCGCCCTCGCCCACGGGCCCGTCATGGCGCCGATCACGCTCGACATGAAGGGGCCGGTCGCGGCCGGCCCGGCAGCCACCAGCCCGAAGGTCGGCCGGGCGGAGGCGTGGGGAGTGCTGGTGTTCTCGACCGGCGATGCGAGCATCTCGGCCGCGATGCAGAACGGGGGCATCACGAAGATTCATCATGTTGACCACGAGACCCAGAACATCCTGGGGATCTGGGCCAAGTACACGACCATCGTCCACGGCGAGTAG
- the treS gene encoding maltose alpha-D-glucosyltransferase, which produces MSDPLWYQDAVFYELHVRAFQDGNDDGIGDFVGLTRRLDYLKELGVDCLWLLPFYPSPLRDDGYDVADYRTVHPDYGTLADFERFLEEAHARGLRVISDLVVNHTSDQHRWFQEARRDPASPFRQYYVWSDTDQRYKDARIIFIDTERSNWTWDPEARAYYWHRFFSHQPDLNFDNPQVQAELLAVMQHWLDRGLDGFRCDAVPYLFEREGTICENLPETHLFLRALRGAIDRKYAGRILLAEANQWPADVRPYFGEGDEFHMAFHFPLMPRIFLAVRHGDRRPITDIYKHTPEIPPGCQWGLFLRNHDELTLEMVSGDERRELYWAYGQDPQMRLNLGIRRRLAPLLDNDRRKIELLTSLLFTLPGSPILYYGDELGMGDNIYLGDRNGVRTPMQWSGDKNAGFSGADPARLYLPLISDPVFGYGAINVQAQERPPWSLLNWMRRLIATRKKSRAFGRGTLTFLRAKNDSVLAHLRVWEGETVLAVHNLSRAAEPVEIDLANYAGWTPVEMLSDSRFPVIGTQPYFLSLAPYGYYWFRLQPPATEQVLYGIEDISL; this is translated from the coding sequence ATGAGTGACCCGCTCTGGTACCAGGACGCCGTGTTCTACGAGCTGCACGTCCGCGCCTTCCAGGACGGCAACGACGACGGCATCGGTGACTTCGTGGGCCTGACCCGTCGGCTCGACTACCTGAAGGAGCTCGGCGTGGACTGCCTGTGGCTGCTCCCGTTCTACCCTTCGCCGCTCCGGGACGACGGCTACGATGTCGCCGACTACCGGACCGTTCATCCCGATTACGGGACGCTGGCCGACTTCGAGCGCTTCCTCGAGGAAGCGCACGCTCGCGGGCTCCGTGTCATCTCCGACCTCGTGGTGAACCACACGTCCGATCAGCACCGCTGGTTCCAGGAGGCCCGCCGGGATCCCGCCTCACCCTTCCGCCAGTACTACGTCTGGAGCGACACCGACCAGCGGTACAAGGACGCGCGCATCATCTTCATCGATACCGAGCGCTCGAACTGGACGTGGGATCCCGAAGCGAGAGCGTACTACTGGCACCGCTTCTTCAGCCATCAGCCGGATCTCAACTTCGACAACCCCCAGGTCCAGGCCGAGCTGCTGGCGGTGATGCAGCACTGGCTCGATCGGGGACTCGACGGCTTCCGCTGCGACGCCGTGCCCTACCTCTTCGAGCGCGAGGGGACGATCTGCGAGAACCTGCCGGAGACCCATCTCTTCCTCCGAGCCCTTCGGGGGGCCATCGATCGGAAGTACGCCGGGCGCATCCTGCTCGCCGAGGCCAATCAGTGGCCGGCGGATGTGCGCCCGTACTTCGGCGAGGGCGACGAGTTCCACATGGCCTTCCACTTCCCGCTGATGCCCCGGATCTTCCTGGCCGTCCGCCACGGCGACCGGCGCCCCATCACGGACATCTACAAGCACACGCCCGAGATTCCCCCCGGCTGTCAGTGGGGCCTCTTCCTGCGGAACCACGACGAGCTGACCCTGGAGATGGTGTCGGGCGACGAGCGCCGCGAGCTCTACTGGGCCTACGGCCAGGACCCGCAGATGCGCCTCAACCTGGGCATCCGCCGCCGCCTCGCGCCGTTGCTGGACAACGACCGGCGCAAGATCGAGCTCCTGACCAGCCTCCTCTTCACCCTGCCCGGCAGTCCCATCCTCTACTACGGGGACGAGCTCGGCATGGGCGACAACATCTACCTCGGCGACCGGAACGGGGTGCGGACGCCCATGCAGTGGTCGGGCGACAAGAACGCCGGCTTCTCCGGCGCCGATCCCGCCCGCCTCTACCTCCCGCTGATCAGCGACCCCGTCTTCGGCTACGGGGCGATCAACGTGCAGGCGCAGGAGCGCCCGCCGTGGTCGCTGCTCAACTGGATGCGGCGCCTCATCGCCACGCGGAAGAAGTCGCGGGCCTTCGGGCGGGGCACGCTCACCTTCCTTCGCGCCAAGAACGACAGCGTGCTGGCGCATCTCCGGGTGTGGGAGGGGGAGACCGTGCTCGCCGTGCACAACCTCTCCCGCGCGGCCGAGCCGGTGGAGATCGACCTTGCCAACTACGCGGGCTGGACGCCCGTCGAGATGCTGAGCGACAGCCGATTCCCGGTCATCGGGACTCAGCCGTACTTCCTGAGCCTGGCGCCGTACGGCTACTACTGGTTCCGGCTCCAGCCACCCGCCACCGAACAGGTGCTCTATGGCATCGAGGACATCTCTCTCTGA
- a CDS encoding glycosyltransferase: protein MAGPVRITLDDYRAVAPRGAVDFVLRLAETVRGRRLVHVTASRYGGGIAATLNRVLPVVNALGVETTWEIIVGTAEFDAGARSLTLALHGTEQVVTEAMLERLHATCVDNAARLPLDGDLVMVHGGAPFLLVDRRPDAGRWIWRGHGDLSAPQAQVWAFLRRFLPRYDAAVLSRRSFAPPLPIPRFLIAPAVDPLDDRNRDMSRLEQAQRLDRLGVPRDKPYLVQVGEFTRTQDPQGVINAYRLVKKRHDVRLVLAGPEPTDSSTVLDEVREAAQADGDVVPVVLGGAADADLNALERGATVVVQKPLRADFALDVACAMWKGKPVIGSPVGGIPDQIVPHATGYVVSTVEGAAFRLRNLLNSPELIGRMGAAARETVRHRFLITRDLADHLGLLAHLTK from the coding sequence ATGGCCGGCCCGGTGCGCATCACGCTCGATGACTACCGGGCGGTGGCCCCGCGTGGCGCCGTGGATTTCGTCTTGCGGCTGGCGGAGACGGTCCGTGGCCGCCGGCTGGTCCATGTGACGGCGTCGCGCTACGGCGGGGGAATCGCCGCCACCCTCAACCGCGTGCTTCCGGTGGTGAACGCCCTCGGTGTCGAGACTACGTGGGAGATCATCGTGGGCACGGCCGAGTTCGACGCCGGCGCCCGCAGCCTGACGCTGGCGCTCCACGGCACCGAGCAGGTCGTGACCGAGGCCATGCTCGAGCGCTTGCACGCGACGTGCGTGGACAACGCCGCGCGCCTTCCCCTCGACGGGGACCTCGTCATGGTCCACGGCGGCGCGCCCTTTCTTCTGGTGGATCGCCGCCCCGATGCGGGCCGCTGGATCTGGCGCGGCCACGGCGACCTGTCGGCGCCGCAGGCCCAGGTGTGGGCCTTCCTGCGCCGCTTCCTCCCGCGCTACGACGCGGCCGTGCTCTCGCGCCGCTCCTTCGCCCCGCCCTTGCCCATTCCTCGTTTTTTGATTGCCCCGGCCGTCGATCCACTAGACGATCGCAACCGCGACATGTCGCGGCTCGAGCAGGCCCAGCGGCTCGATCGGCTCGGCGTGCCCCGGGACAAGCCCTATCTCGTGCAGGTGGGAGAATTCACCCGCACCCAGGATCCTCAGGGCGTGATCAACGCCTACCGGCTGGTCAAGAAGCGGCACGATGTGCGGCTGGTGCTGGCCGGGCCGGAGCCGACCGACAGCAGCACGGTGCTCGACGAGGTACGCGAGGCGGCCCAGGCCGATGGGGACGTCGTGCCCGTCGTGCTTGGCGGCGCCGCTGACGCCGATCTGAACGCGCTCGAGCGGGGCGCCACCGTCGTGGTGCAGAAGCCGCTGCGGGCGGACTTCGCCCTCGATGTCGCGTGCGCCATGTGGAAGGGCAAACCCGTCATCGGCAGCCCGGTCGGCGGCATCCCGGACCAGATCGTGCCCCACGCCACCGGCTACGTGGTGAGCACGGTGGAGGGCGCGGCGTTCCGCCTCCGCAACCTGCTGAACAGCCCTGAGCTGATCGGCCGCATGGGAGCGGCGGCGCGTGAGACGGTGCGCCACCGCTTCTTGATCACGCGGGACCTGGCCGATCACCTCGGTCTGCTCGCGCACCTGACCAAGTGA
- a CDS encoding alpha-1,4-glucan--maltose-1-phosphate maltosyltransferase, which yields MTKPRQPIVIERVAPAVDDGRYPVKRVVGEPLVVSADIFKEGHDVLAAAVRYRARGETAWRVTPLLKREGDRWAAELILDENTRYTYVLEAWTDRFGSWVRETERRVAGGQSDLRSELLEGRALIEEAAGAASGVDAERLRHAVDALDAAPDQEARLRLILDTGLRTLVARTASRPDLTRHDREYQVVVDRPRARFAAWYECFPRSQGRVPARHGTFEDVIGRLPDIQAMGFDVLYLPPIHPIGRTHRKGRNNSLAAGPGDPGSPWAIGGPEGGHDAVEPGLGTLDDFRRLIKAAGDHGMELALDLAIQCSPDHPWVREHPEWFHHRPDGSIKYAENPPKKYQDIYPLNFAGHAWGSLWDAWLRIVLFWVEQGVRTFRVDNPHTKPLDFWRWLIREVQDRHPDVIFLSEAFTRPSVMRALAKIGFSQSYTYFTWRNFKEELTEYLTELTQSDMVEYYRGNFFVNTPDILPEVLQRGGPPAFRLRAVLGALLSSLWGVYSGFELCENAAVPGTEEYLDSEKYEIRVRDWNAPGHIKDLIARLNRIRRDNPALHEYRNLRFYEAGSDHILFFGKATAARDNVILAAVNLDPFGAHEARLDLPLAKLGVAPDEAYELTELLSGTRRLCRGPQQTVALDPQHGPAVIWRLGRWRRREQDFDYFA from the coding sequence ATGACGAAGCCGCGGCAGCCGATCGTGATCGAGCGCGTGGCCCCGGCCGTGGACGACGGCCGGTACCCGGTCAAGCGCGTCGTCGGAGAGCCGCTCGTCGTCTCGGCCGACATCTTCAAGGAGGGCCACGACGTGCTCGCGGCCGCCGTGCGGTACCGGGCGAGGGGAGAAACCGCCTGGCGAGTCACCCCCCTCCTCAAGCGCGAGGGCGACCGCTGGGCCGCCGAGCTGATCCTGGACGAGAACACCCGTTACACGTACGTCCTGGAGGCGTGGACCGATCGCTTCGGCTCCTGGGTGCGCGAGACCGAGCGGCGTGTCGCCGGCGGCCAGAGCGACCTCCGCAGCGAGCTGCTCGAGGGCCGGGCCCTGATCGAGGAGGCGGCCGGGGCCGCCTCCGGTGTCGACGCCGAGCGACTCCGCCACGCCGTCGACGCCCTCGACGCCGCGCCCGATCAGGAGGCGCGCCTGCGGCTGATTCTCGATACCGGGTTGAGGACACTGGTGGCGCGTACGGCATCTCGGCCGGATCTGACGCGCCACGACCGTGAGTACCAGGTGGTGGTGGACCGCCCGCGCGCTCGCTTCGCCGCGTGGTACGAGTGCTTCCCGCGCTCGCAGGGACGCGTGCCCGCCCGCCACGGGACCTTCGAGGACGTGATCGGTCGCCTGCCCGACATCCAGGCCATGGGCTTCGACGTGCTGTACCTGCCTCCCATCCACCCGATCGGGCGCACGCACCGCAAGGGGCGGAACAACTCGCTGGCCGCCGGCCCCGGCGACCCGGGGAGCCCGTGGGCGATCGGCGGTCCCGAAGGCGGCCACGATGCCGTGGAGCCGGGCCTGGGCACGCTCGACGACTTCCGGCGCCTGATCAAGGCGGCCGGCGATCATGGAATGGAGCTCGCCCTCGACCTGGCCATCCAGTGCTCGCCCGATCACCCCTGGGTCCGCGAGCATCCCGAGTGGTTCCATCACCGCCCCGACGGCAGCATCAAGTACGCGGAGAACCCGCCCAAGAAGTACCAGGACATCTATCCGCTGAACTTCGCCGGTCACGCGTGGGGGTCCCTGTGGGACGCCTGGCTACGCATCGTGCTCTTCTGGGTGGAGCAGGGCGTGCGAACGTTTCGAGTGGATAATCCCCACACCAAGCCGCTCGATTTCTGGCGGTGGCTGATCCGCGAGGTCCAGGACCGCCACCCCGACGTGATCTTCCTCTCCGAGGCCTTCACCCGGCCCTCCGTGATGCGGGCGCTGGCCAAGATCGGGTTCTCTCAGTCCTACACGTACTTCACGTGGCGCAACTTCAAGGAGGAACTGACCGAGTACCTCACGGAGCTCACGCAGTCGGACATGGTCGAGTACTACCGGGGGAACTTCTTCGTGAACACCCCCGACATCCTCCCCGAGGTGCTCCAGCGCGGCGGGCCGCCCGCCTTCCGGCTGCGCGCGGTGCTCGGCGCGCTCCTGTCGTCTCTGTGGGGCGTCTACAGCGGCTTCGAGCTGTGCGAGAACGCCGCGGTGCCGGGCACCGAGGAGTACCTCGACTCCGAGAAGTACGAGATCCGCGTGCGCGACTGGAACGCCCCGGGTCACATCAAGGACCTCATCGCACGGCTCAACCGGATCCGCCGGGACAACCCCGCCCTGCACGAGTACCGGAACCTGCGCTTCTACGAGGCGGGGAGCGATCACATCCTCTTCTTCGGCAAGGCCACGGCGGCGCGGGACAACGTCATCCTCGCCGCGGTCAATCTCGACCCCTTCGGGGCCCACGAGGCGCGGCTTGATCTTCCACTGGCCAAGCTCGGGGTCGCGCCCGACGAGGCCTACGAGCTGACCGAGCTCCTCAGCGGGACCAGACGGCTGTGCCGCGGACCCCAGCAGACCGTGGCCCTCGACCCCCAGCATGGGCCCGCCGTCATCTGGCGCCTGGGCCGGTGGCGCCGCCGTGAGCAAGATTTCGACTACTTCGCCTAG
- the glgA gene encoding glycogen synthase codes for MNVLMLSREYPPHIYGGAGVVVDELSRAMARLARVEVRCFGDQQAPGPALGVRGYAPPAEIVRAAAAFRHRPVLEALAVDLAMAAEPVEADVVHTHTWYAAFGGVLVRALFDIPLVVTLHSLEPLRPWKEDQLGTGYRVSTWLERLAVEQAERVIAVSEQMRADILTHFAVSPEAVVVIHNGVDAESFRRTERRDALARLGVTPPYVLFVGRISEQKGIFHLLEASRRLPAGVQLVLCAAAPDTPELERRLAAEVAGRPSVRWINAMVPRDDVVQLYSHAACFVCPSVYEPFGIINLEAMACGTPVVASAVGGIPEVVVDGETGHLVPPGNPDALAGALERVLADPERGARMGRAGRRRVEERFSWERIAERTLVTYEDARRAHREGSSTK; via the coding sequence ATGAACGTGCTGATGCTGAGTCGAGAGTACCCTCCCCACATCTACGGGGGCGCGGGCGTCGTGGTCGATGAGCTGTCGCGGGCCATGGCTCGCCTCGCCCGGGTCGAGGTCCGCTGCTTCGGCGACCAGCAGGCGCCGGGCCCCGCGCTCGGCGTGCGCGGCTACGCGCCCCCGGCCGAGATCGTCCGGGCGGCCGCCGCATTCCGCCATCGCCCGGTGCTCGAGGCGCTCGCCGTGGACCTGGCCATGGCCGCCGAGCCCGTCGAGGCGGACGTCGTACACACCCATACGTGGTATGCGGCCTTCGGCGGGGTGCTCGTGCGAGCGCTCTTCGACATTCCCCTGGTGGTGACGCTCCACAGCCTGGAGCCCCTCCGACCGTGGAAAGAGGACCAGCTGGGCACCGGCTATCGCGTGTCGACCTGGCTCGAGCGGCTGGCGGTGGAGCAGGCGGAGCGGGTGATCGCCGTGTCCGAACAGATGCGCGCGGACATCCTCACGCACTTCGCGGTGTCCCCGGAGGCGGTCGTGGTGATCCACAACGGCGTGGACGCCGAGAGCTTCCGCCGCACCGAGCGGCGCGATGCCCTCGCGCGCCTCGGCGTGACGCCGCCCTACGTGCTGTTCGTGGGCCGCATCAGCGAGCAGAAGGGCATTTTCCATCTGCTCGAGGCCAGTCGGCGCCTGCCCGCCGGCGTTCAGCTCGTCCTCTGCGCGGCCGCCCCCGACACGCCCGAGCTCGAGCGTCGTCTCGCCGCCGAGGTCGCCGGCCGCCCCAGCGTGCGCTGGATCAACGCCATGGTTCCCCGGGACGACGTCGTCCAGCTCTACAGCCACGCCGCGTGCTTCGTCTGTCCTTCCGTCTACGAGCCGTTCGGGATCATCAACCTCGAGGCCATGGCATGCGGGACTCCCGTGGTGGCGAGCGCCGTGGGCGGCATCCCCGAGGTGGTCGTGGATGGCGAGACGGGCCACCTGGTCCCACCCGGCAACCCCGACGCGCTGGCCGGCGCACTGGAGCGCGTGCTCGCGGATCCCGAACGCGGCGCGAGGATGGGACGCGCGGGTCGCCGCCGCGTCGAGGAGCGCTTCTCCTGGGAGCGCATCGCAGAGCGCACGCTCGTCACCTACGAGGACGCTCGGCGCGCTCACCGCGAGGGGTCCTCGACCAAGTAA